The Peromyscus maniculatus bairdii isolate BWxNUB_F1_BW_parent chromosome 3, HU_Pman_BW_mat_3.1, whole genome shotgun sequence genome segment aaataataatataaccTGTTGGCTTGGGAAATGACTCAGATGGCACCATTCTGAAATCAATACCCAGAATCCATACAAAGAAGCCAAGCAGGatagctcacacctataatcccagtgatgGGTGGCAGAGACCGGTGGATCTTGGCAGCAGTCTAGCCATCCATCCTAGCCTATTCTGTAATCTTCTGGCCAGTGACAGACactgttgtagaatgttattttaagatgtgttacatttgtttgtgctatggaacatttgtttaattaattaaagatctgttgcattcttttatgttgcatttgtttaattcagtGAAGCTAtcttactgtgcctgtctaaaacacctgctggtctaataaagagctaatggccaatagtgaggctggataaaggataggtggggctggcaggcagagagaataaataggagaaatctgggaggagcaagaagaagcaagagaacaaggagaggaggacacgaGGAgatagccacacagccagccatggagtaagagtgaaagtgagatatacagaagtaagaaaaggaaaaagcccagaggcaaaaggtagatgggataattaaagttaagaaaagctgtcaataaacaagcaaagctaaggccaggcatttataattaacaataagcctccacgtgtgatttatttgggtgtTGGGTAGCAGatctcccaaaagagcaaaacaaccaacaagaAGACCTGATTTAAAAAAGGTAGGGAGGATAAGGAATAGCACCTAAAGTTGTCCTTTAGCCTCTCCACGCACATGTACATAATGGGCTATAATAATTTAATCCATTGCTGAGTATAAATATTAGTGTCTATTGTATGTGTCTTACTATGAATGAATAGCCATTGGGAGAAAAGAGatgtttctatatttttgtaTGGAGGTTTTAGAATCTTTTAAAATAGATATACTTACTATATCTTTCCTAGTGTTATCCATTTATCTTTTCTCCCAAGGTGCTTgagtgcctgtgtgcacatgtacacacacacacacacacacacacacacacacacacacacacttgtatatcttccttttcattctttaatGCCACGATGCCATGAGTTTTACAGAACCCGTGCTTAGGTAGTCTGGACAGTGGCAATCTAAAGACAGATTCCATCAAGCTCCTATCTGTTAGAACTGCAGTGCTTGCATTTGGATTCGATATCTAACAATAATGTGGTATTTTATAAACATTAGTGAGGGTGATTTTTGCACTGGTCAGCAAACGTAAAAAAATGGGTGCTTtgggaaaacaaataaaaaaggaattggATCTGTCTCAATAAATTGCACAAATTGTAAATATCCCAAAGATGCAGCCACTTTCTCTGGCATCCAGACACAAAACTGACAATTACACTTTAGAATGAACAGGTAAACAATGCGATGGCTAAAATTTTTCGTTATGGTCATTCTTAGATTAAGTGTGACACTGCGTTTATTATACAAGTTTCTGCTTTATCTGCCTGCTCAAGTCTTTGGGTATTATTTTAATCATGGTAATTAATATGCACAGTCTAGTCATGattcttttccattttggttGGAGTCTGCAGATATACGTGTTCCATCAATTTAAACATAATTATAGAATAATCTTTCCCAAATATTATAGTTAATAACATCATGATGTCTATAAATTCCTTGTAATttatacacattaaaatttcattgAGATTAAAGAACTTTGACTATTTGAGCACATGTATGAGGCATCTTATGGTTTCCAGTGCAGTTCACACAGAAGCCTCAGATGAGCAGTTATGTGGTTGGGATTATATTGGCTGGGGAGAGTCGGAAATAAGTTGAATATTTCTGAATATGGCAAGGCAAAACTTGAGTTTGATTGTGCAACACGCACTCTTCTTTGGTTTTAGAAATCTAACCTGACATTTCAGTCAGGCTTGGTTCTGAACAGCTTTGTCTAAATGGAAAACTGACAGTGCTTTTAAGTTTGAAAAGGACATGTTGTTCAGGTGTCTATGCACAGAAATTTGCTATTACACAGTTGATAATTCAGGGCATTGTTGTGACATAAGTTACAGAGTTATCACACCAGAGAATGTTGGCCCTCTTCAGTGATGAGAAGGACCTAAAGCATGTTGCTTACATCCTTACCCAGGGCAGGTGTAATATCCTACAACTTTATTTCAGTTGTGTTTCAACTTGAATGTACAGAGAAAACTTATTGTTGTACTTTTAATGGGCTGTCtcttatttttgaatattttccaaCATGTATTCTACATCGatcttttatgtttctgtgtcAGTGTTTTTCACAAAGTATACAGTgcttcataaaaaaaagaaagacaaaggatTCTTCAGTCCCTCTGATATTTGATAGGGAATTAATACTTATTGGCATTGGTATAATGTGTTGTTTGATTTAAATGTTATTGAAatgtttatttcctttaaaataacatATAGAATATAGAAATTGGCAAACATATAGAAATTATGATGGTTAATATTAActatattaaaatttcatttgatatgttaattttaaaaattggtattGTAGATATAACTTTATTAAATGTGTAGGGAAAATGTTTCTCAAGATTCACATATCTGGtttcataattaaaatacaaatacctacatttaaaaattcaCCAATGTCTTTTAGAAATGCAGTAAATATTTCAATGTTGCCCTGTAACATGGTTAATATGTCTTAAATTCATATGCTGTACTTTTGCttatatttgtaattattttctccTCTAATCTTATTTTTGAATGACATTTTCTAGGACACATTAATTTCATGAAAATAGTCTAGTTTCAAAAAGTTCACTTGTTTTGGCCTTTTCTTAGACTCATCATGATGGGTAGGATTTATATCCTGTTAAAAGAAATTCATTctcatcttctttatttttttttctgaattctctttttttccccattacaACTACACCTTCTGGTTACTTCCAGCTGTGAATAAACATAGACATAGATAAACACCACTCTGCATGACCTTTGCCCAGATGTGATAGTAGGCAGATGACACCGCATTGAGTAAATGAAGAAACCGCTGTTTGGATCAGCAATCACTTAGGGGGAAAGATCATTTCTCCTCCCTTGTTATTTAGCCAGGCATTTACTGTGGGGATTTTCAAAGTCCTAGTATTAGAGCTTCTGTCAGGAAGTggatggtcacacacacacatctagaaaGCAAATAGTTCGAAGTCAAAGGGCACAACTCATTGCATTTATCCCATGCATgttgttaatttaagatgtgttttcCATTTCAAAAGGTCAGGAAATATCAGTTTGATAGCTCATTCTTGCTAtacctaatattttctttattctacatGCAAACACATCTAAGAGCCCAACAGGGGCAAAGGAAAATCATGTAAATTGCCTGATCTTTGTTTAGTGTGAAAGCTAAACTTAGCAGCTCTGCTCACCAAACTTCATAGGGAAATTAAACTGCACAGGAGTTCTACATTGCTCAGCAGTTCCTGTGTTCTTAATATTAGAGACTCGAAGTGATGTAAAAGAGATTTGAGAGCAAAGATTCACACACCTCAGTAACACAAGCCCCAGAGGTTTTCTTAGCCCTAGGAGTGTGCTGCCACTGGCTCATCCTGGCTTGAAAAACTGAATTATGGATATGTTTTTCTGCCTCTGAGTTCAGTGACAATTTGTTAAGATGATATCAACATTCTGGGAATCTTTACACCACAAACATTGGCAGACATTTCAAAtcatgttttcatgtttgttattttgttttgtttttgctttctcgaGGACCCAGTGGCTAATCATTTTCCATAAGTGATTAGTAATcataatcaataaaattaatgacTATTTTAACTCACAATAAACATGTGTATGATTGATGATTCAGAGTGAAGAGTAACAGAAGATGCCTATATTGTATACCATACTGCTCATGGTTATCTTCCTTTGCACAATTAAGATGATTCTATTCTTATGTAGTTCTTCATCTCATTTTTCTTATGTACTAATATGTATTGGTAAATATTCCTAAGTTACCTCGTACAAAATGCAAATCATTTTATTCTCATTCTCACAGTTAACTGACAATCTATTGTATGACTACAAAAAAGATCGTTCACCCAGGTctctttaaatgaaaacatagtTTCTAGCTTTTAGATTTTACAAGGAACTCATCACCACTTTGCTGTGTTCTACCTTTGTGCAAATCAGCTTTCTACATATATGAATGTGAAAATGCTGAGTCAAATATccacatttttatatttgataAATGTTGTTTCCACTCTTCTTTAAGGAAGCTGTTTCTaatgtaagattaaaaaaataaagccatattCAAGTCTCAGCAAATAATGAAGAAACCATCTTCATATAAACTTTTTGTTGAGAAGATTCTAGATAGTACATAACTAATGAAGGCGGCTGTTCTGTAAGTTTGTACAACTTACATCCTCTgagaaccaaaacaaacccagCTGAGTGTTTGGAGACTCCCCATATTCATCAGGCCATTCGTAATACCTTCCTGTGGGTTTCTCAGTTTGTTGTTCTAAACAGCCACACTAAGGTATGATCCAATCTTATATATATCTCCCCAAATATGCGTATCTATAGTGGTTTATGTCAGACCCAGAtattaacaataattaaaaaaacactgcAATGAAACTTACGTGAATGTTCTCtctggatatattttttttttccaaaagaggggattttattttttaaagataaatcatACAGTTGGTCATTACACAGCCATTTCTCAGCACTCTTCCTATCCACTTAAGAAACTGCAATACACCATGGTGAGAATAAAGCTCAAATGAGAGTCCCGGACATTAACTAGGGTGTAAATAAAACTTGATAGTGGTACTTTATTGAATGCGAAGCAAGATCAGTATCTTTGCCTTTGTTGCATACATCTGGAGCAGGGGCCTAAGGAAGGGAACAGGGTTATCCTGGTGTCCTTTCACACTGAGGGGAGGTTAGCCCATGTTCTGCCGGTTGCCATAGCCCCTAGGATGGGTGTCCTTCCATTCATCCCACTGCTGCATCCTGTGAAGGGCATCCTCATCTTCCTCGTCTTCCTtttgctccagctccagctcttcTTCCTGCTGAGACTCTCTGTGGGACTCAGGTGGTGGTGCTTGCTTTTCGACTTCCTGACCTGATGGTAAACCCTCACATTTCTGGTGCTGTTCATACCAGTCGTTCACCGTCATAGTCGCCAGACTTGGGTACCCAGCTCCAAAGACTTGTGCTTGGGCAACGCTCCGAGTGAGGACGAAGGGTTTCATTGGAGGCCTCTCCTGAGGAGGCAAGGGAGAAGCTGATGGCTCACCCGAAAAGTCTCTTTCCCTCAGGATCTCTATCTCCTGGTCGATACTCTCGATCTCATCCAAGCTGATGTTAATCCACCTGCGAAGCTGAAGGAGGTAATACTCCCGCACACACTCATCATCAGCCTGACCGCTCTCCACTGCTGATTTCAGAGCGGACACTCTCTGCTCCACCGCCTTATTTTGCTTGTACCTCTGGATTTTCGCCTGCCTCTGGGATGCCATGGCAACGAGGTTAGGCTCCAGGATGGCTGAAGTGGCGGGGCTGCCTTCCGGTGGTGAGCTGCTCTGGGCCCAGGGCAGCTGAAAATCGGCCACATGGTAGCTGTGGCTCTGGGTTAGGAAGTTCATGAAGTGGTCTCGAGCCTCCCGCAGGTGGTTGAGGCGATGGCTGGCGCCCACCAGCTTCAGCATGAGCGCGCCCCTCAGGGCCGGGAGCATCAAGTACTTGAGGTCAGCGGAAGCAATCTCCTCCCAATCTTCGTTCCGGCTGAACAGCTCGAGCTGTAATAACATGTCTGAGGCCGTCTCCAGGAGTTTCAAGGCCCTCTTCACCTTATCCTGGATTAGCTTGGAGCCCATGGGTTGGGTCGAggcttccacctcctccagaagtTGTCTGCTGGTTTCCAGCAGGTCCGGGAGCCTCTGCTGCTGCAGCTCCTCCTCAGACGTCGCCATCTTGCCGGAGGGAGGAAGCCGGAAGTCTCTGGCttattgagacaaagtctctctgcagctcaggctgtcctggaactctctgtgcagccagcactggcctggaactgacaaTCCCCCTGTATCAGCCTCCGGAGGGTTCGGATTACAGGAGGTGCCGCCACACCCGGCTTCTTCTCCGTGCCTTATTGTAGTATTTTCCCCCCTTGTGATGGTGTGGTGTGACACAACTGCGTAAGCGATAAGATGAAATGAGATGAATGATGTAGGCATGGCAACCATTGCTAGGCTACCAGAGAAGTGTCACTTGAGCATAAGCACTATTATAGTGCCCTCCGTTCATCTAATAACTGAAATGGCTACCGAGTAACTGATGCACAGGGAGCCGATACAGCATGAATGCATTTAGTTAAGGAGTGATTAATGTCTCAGGCACGACAGAGCAGCATAGCAAAGGATTTCGTGATGCTTCTCAGCTTCGTACCCAATTGGAAGCAtggattctttaaaaaatttagcaTTTGATATTTTGGGTTAGCACTATTGGTAACTGAAACCACAacgtgtgtggggggtggggtggggcggggtggggtggtgtaACATAGGTCTAATATAATGTTCAAGTTTACTAAAAGATATTTTGTCTCTTTTACAGTGTGTGCCAGCAGGTCTTTCTCTAAAGCCGTTACTGTTTGAATTTTTATAATCATCATAGttttgagtattttctttttaagatttattttatgtgtatgtgtgattgcaTGTATGTTTGGGCAGCATAGTATGTAGTaaccaaggaggccagaagaggatggtggattccctggaactgaagttactacttggatgctgagaaatgaacccaGGTTTTCTGTAAAtgtaggaagtgctcttaacccttgagccgTTTCTTTAACCCCAGTTTTAATTTCTTGACTGGATGTCTGTCGAGTTTAATAATATATGTGACCTTCAACTTAGCCTATTATTGTGTTTTTGAAGGAAATTAATTTGGAGAACTCTTAGATTCTTTCCTGGTACATGTGGGCATAGCTGCATCCACTCATTTTGAAAGTAACTTTATAAAATACAGTACGGACACATACGAGGTCTCTGGCTGCAATTTCAATTTTAGCCCCTATTGTATTACAATCCTGATTAGGTTGAAGTAATGATAGCATAATGATTGTACAACtaaataaatttatctttaatTGTATAACTTAATATAAGCACTTGAGTTCTTAATTTTGAGTTTAGAATTTGGAAACATGAAACCGACatacaaagttatttttattttatgtgtagattTTTGTTCATTGCTGAGTGTTTAATTGAATTTAAGTATGACCTGTAAGTtgacatttattcttttaaaaattaattaaagcaaaacaaaccaggaATTATTACTGtacaaaaaataaatgcatttaaacCAGAAGGAATGATTTAACAACTGATCAATTCTGGTAGATAGATAAACTATATTAAGGAAGACCTTattatttttgagtttttatttttacttctattttctctttacaaCTTTCCTTTGAAGGTGGGAATACTATTTATAATCtttagttttcatattttttctgtatatttccttcttctttttctttatgttaaggaaattttcaactttaaagagatttattattattattattattattattattattattattattatttttggtttttcgagacagggtttctctgtgtagctttgtgcctttcctggaactcacttggtagcccaggctggcctcgaactcacaaagatccacctgcctctgcctcccgagtgctgggattaaaggcatgcgccaccaccgcccggcgagatttattattttttatgtttataaggtgttttgcctgcaggatCATCTGTGTATAGATTGCATGAGGTACtggaggaggtcagaaaagggtaaTGGCTTCTCTTGAAACTGGAGTTTTGGTGGTTGTGAGCAAACATGTatagtttgcttgtttttaactctttggggtccaccacccagctcccaaataaatacacagacttaTTCTTAcctatgaatgcccagccttggcttggcttgcTTTTAGCAGGCCTATCTAACTTAAagtatcccatttctctttaatatATCTTACCACTGGGCTTTTTAGCTttcttctgtacatcttactttcGTTCTTACTCAgaggctggctgtgtgactggatgACTGGCCCCTGGcgccctcctctctttctccttttcttgctccttgctcTTCccccaagcctagatttctcctcctatttattctctttgcctgccatcGCCACCTATTCctctctactgcctagctattggccgttcaactctttattagaccaatcaggtgttttagacagacaaagtaacacagttttacagagttaaacaaatgcaacataataaaatgtaacacatctttgcatcattaagcaaatattccatggcataaacaaatataatacattttaaacaaatattccacaacacatatggatgctgggaatgaaacccaggtcttctgaaagagcaccaagtgctcttaaccactgagtcatctctccagccctgtaaattttcatttctattcctatttttgataaatttttattgcatttatttatttagctttgtgtgtgtgtgcatgtatgacaTAGTACCACTGTGaaacatcagaggacaacttgtaggagtcctTCCACAATGCAAGTCTaagaaattgaactcaggcctttagGCTTGGAAGCAAGTACCTCTGCTTGGAACCATCTTGCCATCAGCctgtgatgttattttttttttcactttctagGAGCTCTAATTCATTCTCTGAGTCTctgatttttccttttgtaatatgtgtttgcacacacacacacacacacacacacacaacctccttCCTTATCTTCTTTAGTGCTGTTCTGTGCCATATGTGAGTAGTAATTATACATTTACCTTCCTTTgtaagttttcttctatttcttttatctattttattagcaaaattttcagtttgtatcatgctgtttctttccttctcctcctcctcctccttcccctttcttgcTTGGGATTCCCAAAATTATGTGATGATCCTTATTTCTCTATTTGTGTTAAAATATGATTCTAAAATGCAAATTTTCAGGCcagcatgaatttttaaaaagcttactTATTAATGAGTCTCATGGAAGAATAATTGAATAAAAGCCCATCTGTTTGGGCTGCAACCACAAGTTGTCATAGCTACGTCCATTTCTCTTCAACTGGTCTATTTCCCTAAAGAGAAATCTGCCAGTCATTTGCCAGTAGGAGTAAAGAAATAGAGGTGAACTTCAAGAGAGGTCAGCCAACTTTCTGAAAGTTTCAGGTGTGAAAAGTGTTGATTGTCTTTTTGTCTGAAGTGGTTAGTGTCAAAGATTTTTCATTCCAACATCCCAGAAAAGTCCTCCATCTTCCACCAGCCTGTGAAGTTTGAGAAAGAGCAGATGCATGGTGTAAGTGCATGTGAACAATTTCAGAAAGGAATCTCAGTCTTCCACAATGTTCAGATGCTGGACCCTGTGATGTGAACTGCCCCTTTGTCTGTAGTACTGATAAAATCTACAGAATGAATTTATATTAAATTGATGCTGTGGGTCAAAATTGCTTCcaggtggggaaaaaaaatatgaCTGGAATGACATCCCAAAGAGCTACCCCCAGAATGATAGCTAACAAGAGATAAATAGGAAAAGGCAGGGCATAATCTCCCTTcagccctcttctctctcctcccttccttcttgctGTAGCAGAAGCCAAACTTGGAGTTACTTGGCAAAACAGAAATGTGCCTTTGCAGCTCTAGTCCCCACATCACGAGGCTCCAAATCCCACGATGGCGTCAGAGCTGAGACCAACAAGACAATAAGCTGCCAATTTGTATGTCCTGCAAGTGCTTCATTTGTAATTGAGAAAAATTTGCATAAAGTGGATTTTCATGTGTTTAGCTCAATGAATTTTGACAACTATCTATGGAATACGGTCATGTAAGCCACATTTCAAACAAGATTCATTGGGAATGTCACCCAAGAAAATCAATTCCTGTATTTTAACCACTCTCAGCTTGTACAGGCAAATGTTATTTTGATTTGTGTCATAGGTAAGTTTTGAAACTCCTGAGCTTCACATAATTTgaattaatgaaatttttttgtgcTTTCTACTTTTGGCTAGACTTTATTTTTTAGCATGAGAACACTAgtataatagattttaaaataaatattaatattacaattgttttttctattattaatatATTGAATATCTGGCTATAAATACATTATGGATTACATTactaatatatttattcataactATTTTATCTCCAGGACAGATTTCAAAAGAGAATTAACTGTATTCAGACTGCTGGCAAATATAACTAAATCTTTAGCTGGGTATAGGGGCATATTCTTggatctcagcccttgggaggtggaagcaggaagatcaggaatccAAGACTAACCTGCAATAAGTGGaactctctcaaaacaaaatattttaaaaaaaaagttgaacttATCATATGAagttgtttaatattttaaaaggtagCAATTCTAACTAGCCAACATATTAAAACAGgttaaatttattttgtcatcCACACATTCACGGCAGCTTCCACCTGTGTAACATTTAAGTCATGGAGCTGGAGAACAAGCAGAACATAAAGGGGGCAGGAGACTTATTGAGAACTCTACGTAAAGGAACTAGTTGGCTGAGTACTGGGTGAACCATCAGAAACTCTAAGTGAGTGTTCCTTTCTTGAACTACATCAGGAGGATTATTTAAGTGAATTGAAATTGTTAATTGTGAGACCAGTGTTGAAAACTGAGCTCATAGTAatttgagaaaaggtcttcaAACACCCAAGTTCCTAAAAATGTGCTCCAATAATTCACTAGGGTGAATGTAATCACTGTTGGTGACTCTGCTAGTCCTAGCTTCTACTAGCCATTAAATATGTGCATTGTAGCTTGTAATACATATTTATTCGAATGTACTATGTTATATTGAAAGGTCTTGCTGTTGAAATAATCAGAAGATGGCATCCCCCTTGGTGGATAGTGATTTGTCTCTCTTAACTAATCTATATTgtgaaaaaacttaaaaaatattaggaattttttttcatgttcactcatttgtttcagatttttaaatttaccATAAATATAACCTGAAAAGCTCAGGAATGAGGGTGTTTTGTATACAGAGATCTTCGTAGCCAGCAGTGACTGTTACCTGTCAGTGCAGGACAGCATCACTTCTTTGACTTTCAGTTGGGTCTCTTGAGATACAGCTCTATGGAGATCACTTGAACTCCAGCTCAGAGCTTGAGTGGATTCATGTGTAAATTCAGAACAAGATGGTACAGTGGGTCTTGTAGTCCATGTGGTCTTCTGAGCCCTGAACTTACTTTGTTCCCAACAAGACCTCTGACATCAGCTGAAATGGGAGAGTGACCTCTCTGTAGGGCAGAGGCACTGGTGCATTGTATTTATAGGAGAAAATTGCAGTTACTCAAGTTCACAAAAGCTCCAGGAAGTAGCATTTCCATGAGTAGATCTGAAtgccatgcattttttttttttttttggtttttttcgagacagggtttctctgtgtagctttgcacctttcctggaactcacttggtagcccaggctggccttgaactcacagagatctgcctgcctctgcctcccgagtgctgggattaaaggcgtgcgccaccactgcccggcatgtaTTTTTATAGTATATGAAGTTTTAGCCAATAAACTATGTTTCCTgaaaacactctctctctctctctctctctctctctctctctctctctctctctctctctctcacacacacacacacacacacacacacacacacacacacacacacactccccacacaCAATACATGTGCATAATTCATGTTGTGGAAACTGATTTTAAgaattgttggttttttttcccaacaATTTGGAATTTATAATCATGTATTCCCTTTTTTTGACTTTTATTGGTTCACAGGACTTATTCAATGCTATGTTCAAGGTTCGGCACCTAATAAGTAGGTGAATTAATCGATTCTGTCAAccaagaaaagcaaaggaaatataTGACTATCTGGCTTCACTTAAGATAACTCTCAAATAAGACAAACTGTGCCCATGTTATCAGCTCTTGTCTCCAttttaaagaggagaaaaattGTTTCTGGTTcaaagaagtcttttttttttttttttcccgacaCAGAGTCtgactatgtagtcctggttaaCTTGGAACTTTGTAGAGGGATTCTAACTCATAGAAATCTTCAtggctccgcctcccaagtgatagaactAAACTCATTGCCCATCAAGTCCAGCCAGAAgtcatgattttatatataacacataattCTAAATTACTAAAGATGTGAATAAAAAATGTAGAGTGATttggtttgatcttattaatgaACTGATAATGATACTCTTATTGGCCTAATTGGATGTTATTTGat includes the following:
- the LOC102914931 gene encoding immunoglobulin-binding protein 1b-like, whose product is MATSEEELQQQRLPDLLETSRQLLEEVEASTQPMGSKLIQDKVKRALKLLETASDMLLQLELFSRNEDWEEIASADLKYLMLPALRGALMLKLVGASHRLNHLREARDHFMNFLTQSHSYHVADFQLPWAQSSSPPEGSPATSAILEPNLVAMASQRQAKIQRYKQNKAVEQRVSALKSAVESGQADDECVREYYLLQLRRWINISLDEIESIDQEIEILRERDFSGEPSASPLPPQERPPMKPFVLTRSVAQAQVFGAGYPSLATMTVNDWYEQHQKCEGLPSGQEVEKQAPPPESHRESQQEEELELEQKEDEEDEDALHRMQQWDEWKDTHPRGYGNRQNMG